One region of Aminobacterium colombiense DSM 12261 genomic DNA includes:
- a CDS encoding helicase HerA domain-containing protein, producing the protein MENFELMGKFYLGKEIEPQSGKVSDNLVLYDSKDLTTHGMIIGMTGSGKTGLGIALLEEALMDNIPVIAIDPKGDITNLLLSFPEQRSEDFLPWINIENATAEGFPPSEYAAREAEKWKKGLAGWGIDGDRIKKMRESVSFSIYTPGSNSGIKVNVLGSFRCPSEKIINDHDLFLEKVQNTTSTLLSLLNIESDPLSGREHLLISKIFEQSWRNGKDVDLPMIINGIQTPPFAQIGVMPTDTFYPPSERFKLALALNQILASPAFNQWMTGVPLEIGSFLHSPEGKPRASIFTVSHLSDNERMFFISMVLNEIVGWMRTQTGTPSLRAILYIDEVFGYMPPVKEPPSKKPLITLLKQARAFGIGVVLATQNPVDLDYKGLSNIGTWFIGRLQTQRDKDRVLEGLERLENASGYDRQFLDKAITGLKKREFLLNNVHENSPSIFTSRWAMSYLRGPLTREQISSIMEERKEEPHVEGAKPAMERTRGVKGYTSPVKPAISPDVNEFFVDLPVTSDSWAYKPFIVGSGDIYYSNPKLGIEERIACLLGAEAPHNTLEPNWENALELDEGDLCREGNEQLKFLELPAAMANPSNYKKWEKAFQRWIRQNKPLVIFKNQSLKLASSPGEGRGDFEIRVEEALREKRDMEIEKLRKKYDSKMATLQKQLMAAEQAIARESEQAKNRNIDTVISFGSAIASALLGRKSLTATSTYRMGSALSKAGRLRKEKMDIARAEEKTQFIQEQLAALEASLNEEIEKLTESMEKYREATQEHLVRPQSTNINIKVFGLAWVPVEIEN; encoded by the coding sequence ATGGAAAACTTCGAACTCATGGGCAAATTCTATCTGGGGAAAGAAATAGAACCCCAAAGTGGTAAAGTGAGCGATAATTTAGTGCTTTATGATTCAAAGGACCTGACAACCCATGGAATGATCATAGGGATGACAGGCAGCGGAAAGACCGGCCTTGGCATAGCCCTTCTGGAAGAAGCCCTCATGGATAACATTCCCGTAATAGCCATCGACCCCAAAGGGGACATTACCAACCTTCTTCTATCATTTCCAGAACAGCGGTCAGAAGATTTTCTGCCATGGATCAACATAGAAAATGCGACTGCAGAAGGTTTTCCCCCTTCTGAATATGCTGCCAGGGAGGCAGAAAAATGGAAAAAGGGCCTTGCCGGGTGGGGAATAGACGGTGACAGAATAAAAAAGATGAGGGAATCTGTCAGCTTCAGTATCTATACTCCGGGAAGCAATTCTGGCATAAAAGTAAACGTGCTCGGGTCTTTCAGATGCCCCTCTGAAAAAATCATCAACGATCATGACCTTTTTTTAGAAAAGGTTCAAAACACTACATCCACACTCCTCTCTCTTCTAAACATTGAATCTGACCCCCTCTCCGGAAGGGAACACCTTCTCATATCAAAGATATTTGAGCAAAGCTGGAGAAACGGCAAAGATGTAGATTTGCCAATGATCATAAATGGAATTCAGACCCCTCCTTTTGCCCAAATTGGAGTTATGCCCACAGACACCTTTTACCCCCCAAGCGAGCGGTTCAAACTGGCACTTGCTCTGAACCAGATATTGGCGTCCCCAGCCTTTAACCAATGGATGACCGGAGTTCCCCTTGAAATAGGCAGCTTCCTTCACTCTCCCGAAGGGAAGCCCCGGGCCTCGATATTTACAGTTTCACACCTCTCTGACAACGAAAGAATGTTCTTTATTTCCATGGTCCTCAACGAAATAGTCGGGTGGATGCGAACTCAGACCGGAACCCCAAGCCTTCGAGCCATTCTTTACATTGATGAGGTATTTGGGTATATGCCTCCCGTAAAAGAACCACCTTCAAAAAAACCTCTCATCACCCTGCTCAAGCAAGCTAGGGCCTTCGGTATCGGAGTTGTTTTAGCTACCCAGAACCCCGTGGATCTGGATTACAAAGGACTTTCAAACATAGGAACCTGGTTTATAGGGCGCCTTCAGACCCAGCGAGATAAAGACCGCGTACTCGAAGGGTTGGAGCGGCTCGAAAATGCGTCAGGGTATGACCGCCAATTTCTCGACAAGGCCATAACGGGTTTGAAGAAAAGAGAGTTCCTCCTCAACAATGTTCACGAAAACAGCCCTTCTATTTTTACTTCACGATGGGCCATGTCATATCTCAGAGGGCCGCTCACCCGGGAGCAGATATCTTCTATTATGGAAGAAAGAAAAGAAGAACCCCATGTTGAAGGGGCTAAACCGGCCATGGAAAGAACCAGAGGCGTAAAAGGATACACCTCCCCTGTTAAGCCGGCCATCTCACCTGATGTCAATGAATTCTTTGTTGATCTTCCTGTCACATCCGATTCCTGGGCATATAAACCCTTTATCGTAGGTAGCGGTGACATTTACTATTCGAACCCAAAACTGGGCATTGAAGAAAGAATCGCCTGCCTATTGGGGGCAGAAGCCCCACACAATACCCTTGAACCAAACTGGGAGAACGCCCTTGAACTTGATGAGGGGGATCTTTGCAGAGAGGGCAACGAGCAATTGAAGTTTCTTGAGCTTCCGGCAGCTATGGCTAATCCCAGCAATTATAAAAAGTGGGAAAAAGCCTTTCAACGATGGATACGTCAGAATAAACCTCTTGTAATCTTCAAAAATCAGTCTTTGAAGCTTGCCAGTTCACCCGGAGAGGGCAGAGGGGATTTTGAAATACGGGTTGAGGAAGCCCTGAGAGAAAAAAGGGATATGGAAATTGAAAAACTAAGAAAAAAATATGACAGTAAAATGGCGACCCTCCAAAAACAGCTCATGGCGGCAGAACAGGCCATTGCAAGAGAAAGCGAACAGGCCAAGAACAGAAACATCGATACTGTCATATCCTTTGGCTCAGCCATTGCAAGCGCTCTGCTCGGCAGAAAAAGCCTTACTGCCACTTCCACTTATAGAATGGGCTCCGCCCTTTCAAAAGCGGGCAGGCTCAGAAAAGAAAAGATGGACATAGCAAGAGCCGAAGAAAAAACCCAATTCATACAAGAACAATTAGCCGCTCTTGAAGCAAGTTTGAATGAAGAAATAGAGAAACTTACAGAAAGCATGGAGAAATACAGGGAGGCAACCCAGGAACATCTTGTCCGTCCCCAAAGCACCAATATTAACATCAAGGTCTTTGGGCTCGCCTGGGTTCCTGTGGAAATAGAAAACTGA